CTTCAAGCTTCATCACCTTCACTTTCCACTCCTTCGGCATTGTCATCAGGTACTCCCACTTGAAAGGTTCTGAATTTTCCGCTTCCATCTGGTAGTAGAGCGGTTTGGGATCGTGATCGTTGATGAAAACAAAGGCTTCTCCCGGCTTCAGGTCATCAAATGCCTCGAAAACCATATCATGACGTTTGGCCGGAGGATGAGGGCGCACATCAAACTTGTTGACGACCGTAATGTCCGTTGCATCGATATCATTTTCAGCTTTTTTAGTGACGTGAATAATGGTTTCATTGTCATCTTGCTTTTTGTACTCCCAGGTGTGATCCCCTTCAAATTTATTTTGAAAGATTTGGTGGATTTCCTCCGGTTTTTCTGAAGCCCTGATCTCCATCACATCTCCCGGAAGCATCATCCCGTAGCGATGAAAAAGGGTGTATTTCCAGTCTTTTTTATCGGCTTTTCGCAGATCGATCAGTGTAGAGACATCGTTGTCTTTGTCAGCTTCTGAATCAGCCGTTCGTGTAACCCGAACTTTCCATTCCTCGGGATCGCGCTGCAGGTATTCCCATCCCACTACATCCCCAAAGATGGATCGGAATTCGTAATAAAGCGGCTTCGGATCATGATCGTTTATAAAAACAAAACTATCCCCTGCCGGCAGATCTTTAAAAAGCTTCAGCAGTTTCTCGTGGCGTTTGATCGGGATCAGTATTCGTACATCGAATTCATCGGTTGTTATGTTCATTGGAGGTGTTATTATATTATATAGTTATAAGAGTATTTTATCTTGTAAATAATATAATTTATCGATTGTTTTCTGACTGTGAATCACTCCGCCAGTAATTGTTCGCTGCGGCCACCGTTTGAAAATGAACGGCTACTACATGGGATGAAGCAATCAGGGCATCCGGATCTTTTGCGTAGACTTCACGCAGCATAAACAGAACCTCCTTATCCGGCTGTGCGGATGTTACTCCTTTACGGGCCAACTGAATAGCTACCTGGAAGCCTTCTTCAGGAGTGTCGGTAATCAGGCTGAGTTCGGTATCTTTATTCCGCTCTGAATCCATTTCAGCCTGGGCATAACTGGCTGATACGGATACCAACAGAAGCATTGCTGCGATTAGTAGTGATTTTGCGTTCATATGGATTGTTGCTTTTTTTAGGGTTTGATTTAACTGTTATCGGAAGCTTTTTCCAGGAACTCTTTTAAAACAATTGCGTGATTGTGTGTCTCGTCCTTTGTGGCATAAAGAAGCGTAACTTTTTGATCCCCGGCTAAATCAAGCAGTTTTTCAACCGGTTCTTCCTTTGAAGCCAGCTCATGTTCATACCGTTTTTTAAACTCTTGAAACTTGTCCGGATCGTGATCAAACCACTTCCGTAATTCCGGTGATGGTGTGATCTCTTTCATCCATTTATCCAGTTTAGCGTCCTCTTTTGAGACGCCACGCGGCCAAAGGCGGTCCACCAGCACCCGGCAACCATCCTCATCCGATTGTTCTTCATAAATTCGTTTGATTTGAAGGTTGAGGGTGCTCATTAAGCTAAAGTCACAAAATTTCACTTAACCATTTACAGGAATCTCATAGGTACAGGAGAAATCCCCATCAGCGATGTAGCTTGTTCGCTCAACATTTTTATTAAACAGTTTCCGGTAAAACATCGCCTCCAGTTTACAGGGCAGCCGCGTTTCTTTCACCACTTCTCTGAACGGACAGTTGCACTCTTTGATGGTGATGGTTCCGTCTTCCGAATCCAATTCAGCCTCCGGCATGAAGCCTTCCTCTTCAAGAAATCCCATCAGCTTGTCGAGTTGTGATTTTAAATCATTTTCAGATGCCTCGTCCATTCTGTTCCGGGCTTTCTTCAGGCGCTCCTCCCAGAAGGATTCAAAAAACTGTTCAATCGTCTGCTCATCCCCCTGCTCTTTTAAAAACTTCAGAAGCTCCCGAATGAGATCGGATTCTGAGGAAGGGAAAAGGCGATTCCCTTTTGGGGTGATTTGGTACTGCAGGCTGGGGCGGCCGGGACCTGACCGAATGTATTCACGGCGGATATATCCATATCTTTCGAGCTGTAGAAAATGCTCTCTGAGGGTGGTTTTAGCCAGCTCGGTATGAGTGACGGCTTCATCCATCGAAAGCGTGCCTTTTTGTTTAATCAGGTCAAGGAGGTCTTTTTTAGGCCCGGTATAAATCATAATAAAGTGGGTTACAGACTATGTGGAATACAACTGATTTTTAATCAGGGGGAATAAATGCTCTTGCTCAATGGAGAAATATCTCTCAAGTTGGGTGGATAAATCTGCCAGGTTTTTGTTCATAATCCTCAATGTTGAACACGCTCCGGCAGGATGTTTAAAGCCATCACTGAACTCCCGGATTTTATCCATCTCTTTTTTAATTTTCGGGCGATCCGATTCCAGGATCTCAAGGGCCCGTTTCAGATCTCTTACCTTGCCATACAGAATGGATTCCTTCCGATCATTTAGTTCATTTGCCATCGGAAAGAGCGTTTCATTTTCAAGCGACAGGTAGAGCTTAAGCTGATTGTTCAGGGTATTAAAATGCCACTCAATGTTTTTCAGCCAGGTGTATTGATTTCCGTGAACAAGCTGAACCCTGGGCAGGTCGCGGGAAATTTCGGTGAGCAGCTCCCGGATACAGGGCTGGACAGAATCTGACAGCCAATTGACCCAGTGTGATAGATCCTCTTTAAAATCCGGATTCTCAGGGGTATTTTTTATACACCCGGGTTCTGCATGATTTTTTTGGATCCAGCTCAAAAGTTCCTCTTCATTCCACTGGCGCTGCTGACACACTGATCGCAACGTCTGATCCTGATACTGCTCCGGCTTCATGCCTATTGAGTTCAGCAGTTTCGCTGCGTTTTGATCAGATGAAATAATCTGGTTGATAGTTGCTTCCGGTGTCAGTTTGGGTAGTGTTTTTTCGGTACTCATGGTAGAGTCGTTTTATTTGTTTCACTACACCAAAACTACGGATCTTAAAACATTAAAACAATAAAATAGGAAATAACCGTTTTTATTGTTGTAATTAAATTCCCGGACGGTTACCTTTTGTTAGTAATGAAAATTTATAAATGAAAGGTGCAGTACGGCGTAGGCCGTAAACGAACCCTGTATTAAATGTAAATACACAAACTGTGCGGCCGTTTGCCCGGTGGATGCATTTCGTGAAGGGCCGAATGTTTTAACGATCGACCCGCTCGAATGTATCGATTGTGATGCCAGCGTAAGCGAATGCCCCGTAGAGGCGAACTGAATATCGAATAATGAACCGCTGAATAAAGAATGTCGAAGGGATTTACAAATGTTCGACATTCAGCCTTTGATATTCAATATTCGATATTTAAAATCTGGATATCTTTTGCATTGATTGATCTCGTTATGGGGATGAGTCAAAAACAAAAGATCCGCTGCCCGATGCAGATGACTGGGCTGATGTTGAGGATAAACACGAACACCTTGCAGAAAAATGGGAGTGAAGCGAACTGAATATCGAATAATGAACCGCTGAATAAAGAATGTCGAAGGGGTTTACAAATGTTCGACATTCAGCGTTTGATATTCAATATTCGACATTTAAAACCTGGATAATTATTGCACTGATTGATCTCGATCCAGACATTGATTCAAAAAGATTCCGGGACTGTCATAGCCCTGATTACAAAATCAACGGATGCTGGGGGCTGAGTCCGAAACACCGACGCTGACAGGACCTTCGGACGCTGTTAGGTCATGTTAATAAACCAAACAACCAATGAGCAGAGAATTACACATAAGGCGTGAGGCAGCCCGGAGGTTTTGGGGCGTTATCGATCCCGAGTTGGGCGTAAACATTGTAGATCTGGGATTGATTTACCGGATGTTCATGAGGGATGACGATACGTTTGTTGTGGAATATACCACCACAACAGCGGGCTGCCCTATGCGTCGTTATTTGCAGAGAAAAATTGAAGAGGCCCTGCAATCCATCGAGGAAATTGAGAAGTTCGAAACGAAACTGGTTTTTGAACCGGAATGGTCTGTGGAGATGATCGTGGAAGGGGTAGAGTTTTTCTCCGTTCCGCCACCTATGATGTCGGGTTAATGAACATGAATAAAACAAAACTGCTGGATCTGTTTTTTGGCATCCTGCTGGTTACGGCCGGAATGGGTCTTCTGTTGGGACTCTACACCGGTTTGATCCGTATGGGCCTTTCGATGCCTACGGCATTTGAACTGGACGCGATGGCCCACGGGCCACTGATGATTAATGGGTTCCTGGCTACACTGATTTCGCTTGAACGCGGCGCTGCGCTTGAAAAATTGTGGAGCTATATCGCCCCATTCTCATTTTTCCTGGCAACTCTTCTGCTGATGACCGGCTACGTCTATGTGGGTGGATTTTTTCTGCTCCTCGGCTCCCTGTTTTTGGTCATCATTATGGGATATCTCTGCTACTTGCAGTCGGTGGTGCATCACTACATTATGGCTGCCGGCGCTGTTACCCTGCTGATCGGAAATGTTCTTTTTATTCTGAATGCACCCGTTTTTGAACTGATCGGCTGGTGGATCGCTTTTCCGCTGCTCACCATTTTCGGGGAGAGGTTGGAGATGAACCGGATTATGCGTCCGCCCAAAAAAGCGCAGCATCTGTTTGCCGGATTGATTACAGCGTGGATTATTTCGCTTGCCATTATCCATTGCCACCGGGATTTCGCCTGGCTGGTCAACTCCCTGTTTTTGATCGGAATTGCCGTCTGGCTAATCCGGTTTGATGTAGCCCGGCGAACCATAAAATCGCGAGAATGGACCCGCTACAGCGCCTGGTGCCTCCTCACGGGATATGGCTGGCTGATCATTGCCGGAATTCTCGGGATGATCTACGGCTTGCCGGCAGCGGGATATATTTATGATGCGCTTCTGCATATCTTTTTTGTGGGATTTGTCTTCAGCATGATCTTTGCCCACGCTTCGATCATTATCCCGTCACTAACTGGGGAACTGGTTCCCTGGAGCCGATACTTCTACATGCCGTTTTTTCTTCTCCACGGTTTTCTGCTGATTCGTGTAGTGGGCGATCTTCTGTATGTAACCGAAATCAGAATCTGGGGAAGTTATGGCAACGTCGCGGCCATTTTGCTCTTTCTTGGCGGAATTCTCTTTCAACTGACCTTTAGACAACCGACTCCGGCCTTTTCGCAAACATAGTGTTAAACCCAATTTTATGACAAGAGATTATCGGAATGAGTGATATTACAAATGATAGTGACATCAAAACCCTTGTTTATGAATTTTATGATAAAGTGCAGCAGGATGAACGGCTTGGATTTATTTTCAATGATTATGCCGATGTAAACTGGGACCATCACCTGCCCCGGATGGTTGATTTTTGGTCAAATTTACTGTTTCAAACCCGCCGGTACCACGGCCGGCCTTTCCGGCAGCATCTTCCGCTGCCTATACAAAAAGATGACTTTGCCCGATGGCTATCGTTATTTGAAGAGACCGTGGACGAGCATTTTGAAGGTGAAAAAGCTGATTTTGCCAAAGAAATGGCATCAAAAATAGCATTCTCATTTTCTATTCGGCTGGAGATGGAAGGGAAATACAAGAATCCATAATCAATTTCTATGAAATACAATATCAATACAATTCTAACCGGGTCGTTTTTCCTGCTGGTATTTATCGGGCTGGCCGTTGCTCATTTTCAGAATAAGGGCCAGGATACCGATACCAAACAGGACGTAGAAACAGAAAGCATCACTCAGCCGCTGGAACTGTCCACGATCATGCGCATGCTGATGATCGATATGCATACCATAAATGAAGGGATCTATACTAAAAATTTCGATCTGATTGAGCAGGGGGCAGCCAACATAAATAATCATCCGCCGCTTTCAACTGAAAGCCGCCAGCTGGTTCAGGGTACTCTGGGCGAGAGGATGGATGTTTTTGGTTCTTTCGATCAAACTGTTCATTCAAGGGCAGATTCTCTGCGTGAGGCAGCACGGAGCCAGGATATGAACAGGGTGATGGAGCATTACAACGTGATTCAACAGGGATGTGTAAACTGCCATACGGCATTCCAGGAGGAGATTCGTCGCGAATGTCTCAAACGACAATTACAGAACAGGGAGTAGTATGGATGATTCACCAGATAAGATTAAATCTGAAAGACGGCTTGCGGAAACTATTCGTGAGGAATGCTTAAAAGCGGCGCGAGAGGGATTTATGGACGCCTCAATGAGCGGACTATGCGCGGAGGGTGCAATGGAAGCGGCCATCAGTGCAATTCAAAAGCTGGATCTCAATAAAGTGATTGAAAATCATCGTTCAAAATGAAACAACCGATCATCGGATTTCACAAAGATGAAGAAGACGATTGGGTGGCTGACCTTAAATGCGGCCATACGCAGCATGTTCGTCACGATCCGCCGTGGCAGATTCGGCCGTGGGTGACGACAGAAGAAGGAAGAAGCCGTTACATCGGGCATGAGTTGAACTGCAAAAAATGTGACCAGTAAAATTAAGACAGAATGTGTTTAAAAAACTTAGCTCTGATATGTTCATCAATGAATAAAAATCGAACAATTTTAACCGACTATTAAATTTTGCCAAAGTTGCGATAGAAATCCCTTATCATTGGAAGCGGTGCCACCTATTATTATCAGTTACTTACACGTCAGGTATATCCGTAAGTGATTGAAAATCAATAAATTCCGGGTTCTATTGTAGTAGATTATCCCTACCTTTGTCAGCTCAAAATAACTATCAGAATAAACTACAGATTCGGGCTTTAATTAACTCAGGTATTGGCATTTGCAGATGTACAATCTTGAGCCATCCTCCTGTCTGCCCATGTTCAATTTTTTAGATTTTTAATGAAAAAGTTTTTTTCGCTGTTTGAATTTTCCACTGACGTAAACTATAGAATTGAAGTCCTTGCCGGACTTACCGTTGCGATGGCACTTATCCCGGAGGCGCTGGCGTTTGCCATCATCGCCGGTCTCTCACCACTGACCGGACTTTATGCTGCGTTTGTCGTGGGACTGGTTGCGGCTATCTTAGGCGGCCGGCCGGGTATGATATCCGGTGCAACAGGTGCTATTGCAGTGATCATTGTAAGTTTGGCGCTTTCACACGGGCCGGAATATGTCTTTGCCGCTGTGGTATTGGCAGGTATTTTACAGCTCATTGCAGGTGTATTGAAAATGGGTAAGCTGATGCGGCTTGTTCCTCACTCCGTAATTTTCGGATTTGTAAACGGTTTAGCCATTATCATTTTTATGTCTCAGTTGAATGAATTCAAAAATCCGGCCGGGGAGTGGCTGACCGGTTCTGCACTTTATATTCTTTTAGGATTGGTTCTGTTGACAATGCTGATTATTTGGGGCCTGCCGAAAATCACTACGGCACTGCCGCCATCTCTGGCTGCCATTCTCATTATATTTGGGATTGTTGCCTTTTTTGGAATTGATACCCGCACCGTGGGTGATATTGCATCGATCCAGGGAGGATTTCCTCCATTTCACATTCCCCAGGTTCCATTCACAATGGCCACCTTTATGCTGATTCTTCCCTATGCCGCAATCATGGCTGCCGTTGGGTTGATCGAAAGCCTGCTGACTCTGAATATTATTGATGAAATTACCGAAACACGCGGACGCAGCAATAAAGAAGCTATGGCACAGGGAACTGCCAACGTAATGTCGGGTTTCTTTTCCGGAATGGGCGGCTGTGCCATGCTGGGACAAAGCCTGATCAATGTCTCCTCGGGATCACGTACACGAATTTCCGGTATTGTGGCCGCATTAATGCTGCTGGTTTTTATCATGTTCGGGGCCGGCGTGATCGAACTTTTGCCGATGGCTGCGCTCACCGGTCTGATGATAATGGTTGCGATTGGGACCTTTGAGTGGGCAAGCTTAAAAACCTTCAACCGAATGCCTAAATCAGATATTTTAGTGATGGTTCTGGTGACCTTGGTAACGGTAATCCTGCATAACCTTGCACTTGCTGTGATCATCGGGGTGATTATTGCAGCCCTTGTATTTGCCTGGGATAATGCCACCCGTATCCGCGCCCGAAAGCGCTGGGATGAAAATGGCGCAAAACATTACGAGATTTACGGTCCTCTCTTTTTTGGATCTGTATCTGTATTTAATGATAAGTTTGATGTTCTAAATGACCCCGATGAGGTTGTGATCAATTTCCGAGAGAGTCGGGTTGTGGATATGTCTGCCATTGAAGCGCTGAATAAAATCACCGAACGCTATCATAAAAACGGAAAGCGCGTTCATCTCACCCACCTCAGCAGGGATTGCCGGAAACTTCTGCAAAATGCGGACGCTATCATTGAGGTAAATATCTTGGAGGATCCCACGTACAAGATTGTTTCGGATGCGGTATAGCGAAGCGAAACACTAAGAAATGAAATACGGGTTATTCTTCATTACCATACCAGCGATAGCCCTGCTGATCATTAAATTTGAGTACGATCCTGTCTCCCTTCTCAATCTCTACTTGTCGTTTCTGGCTATGATTCCATTCAACTTCACCATCAATGTGGTTTCCAAATTGTACTTCAAGTGTATGGCTTCCGGGATCGAGCGGAATGTTGATGATACCGTTGCTGTATCCCCTTCGGAAAATTCCACTGGGACGGTATCGGTCTTCAAATAACACAGTTCCGGTATCTGAAACCCGGACAACCACATCGGATCTGCTTTCAACCTGTTGTTCTCCCCTCCGCTGCATATGATCGAGCCGTCCTCCTTCATCCTGTTCCTTGGCGTAGATGGGTGCACCTTCCAATTTAAAAGAGATGATCAATTCTGATTCCCGTTCAGGCAGCGGCATATCGGCAGAGCTGAGCAAAACCGTGATTCCGGATAGTAAACCCAGGACTAAAAATCCAGCGGCGAGCTGCTTCCAAATCGATTGGGACTGATTGTTAACGGTTCTCTTTTTCACGGGATCCCCTGAATTGCTGAGCTTCGGTTAAAAATTTGCTGAAATCGGGTTTATCCAGTTTCAGGTATAGAATTCTGTCCACTTCATACCGGTCTTTGCGAAACTCGGGATGGCGCTCACCTTCAATGCGGTCGCCGAGCCAATCGGCTCCCAGCCTGAAATCGGGATCCGATTCGCACCCGGAAACGAGTACTCCCTCGGCACCTTTTTTCAAAGCTCTTTCAATCAGTGTAGGGTGTACCCAACCGGCGCAGGGCAATGTAGCAACCAGGTAGCCGGGCATCTCTTTACACTCACCGGTTTCTGAGTCGATTGTAAGCAGGCTGCCGGCGCTATTTCCGCAAACAAACGCGATAAACTGGCCTTCCAGAGTGCGATTCTCCTCATCCAGCCACTTATCAATTTTGCTGCGAATCTCCCACGGTGAAAGGTTCGGATATTCAACCGCAACCGGGTCACAGGACCCTACACAAATTCCGCATGAAACGCAGATCGACGGGTCGATATTTGCTACAAACTCGCTCTTTTTGGGATTGCCCTTTTCACGCGGCACCATGCTGATGGCGTTGTAGGGACAGTCGTGGAAGCATTGCGTACAACCGTTGCATTTAATTTCATCGATAACCGGCTGGGTGTCTTCTTTCTGCCGCTTCATGATCCATGGGACACTTGATACGGCGATGAAACCTACAAGAAAGATGAGCCAGAGAGTTCCGCCTTGCAGCCTTTCAGTTAAAATAAGTGGAAGAAGGTAGAAGTAATCAATCGTTACATTTTCCGGAGCAGACATCAAGTCAGCCGGCCCCTCAACATCGGCAGGGAACAGAAGGGATACGATGACAAGTGAGCCCAGAAGCAGAATGGAGAAGTTTCGGTTTGTAATGAATGCGGGTTTATTTAATCGGGCTACATGCAGCCAGATCGCTATACCGAACGCAATCGGGATTAGCATATGCATAAAAAAGACGATCAGGAACAGAACAGAGTTGAAGCTGTCATCCGTCAGGAATGATGCTTTCAGAGGTTCAGCAAAAATGGGGAGCACATCAATCATTTTGGCGGTACCGGTTGCGATCATGGCGGCCCGTTCATCCCAAACCAGCCAGTAGCCGAGCCAGCCGTCAAACCAGATAAGCAGAACGGCAATAATTCCGGTAATCCAGGCCAGCCAACGCGATCCGCTAAAGCGCCCGGCAAAGAAAACTTTAAAGGCATGAAACAGCACAAACAACATGAAGGCATCGGAGCTGTATCGGTGCAGGCTGCGTATCAGCTCGGCGGTGTAGGGCTTGTCACTCATTGAAACCACAGAATCATAGGCATAGTGAACGCTCGGGCTATACCAGATCAGCAGTGCGAACCCGGTGATAACCGCCACAACAAACATAAAGTTTGCGATCGCACCCGCCTGGATAAAGGGATGGTAGTTCTCCGGGATATATCGAAGCGTTACACCATCCAGTTTTCGGAACCAGCGATCAACTCTGTCTAAAAACCGGCGCCCGCGCAGGGAGGAATCAGGCACCGCCTCGGAAGCTTTTACGATATTGGTTTTGAAATCCTGCCACTCGTAAAAGGTGTTGTTGGTTTTTTTGTCGTTGGAGTTGTTGCTCATGTTCGATTTGTTGGTAGGTTTAGTGAAAAGGCAAAAGTGAAAAGGCAAATACAGACCTGCCAGAATACGATAGTACCTGGCAGAGCCTGGATTTATGCCCATTATTCGTGGAAAAGACTCTGCCAGGATCCACTGAAATGCGCAGCGGAACTCTGGCAGGTCTTTGACTTCACCCCAGGTACTGAGAAGTCTTAAACTTTTCTCTTCTCACTTTTCACTTTGTCTTCTATAACTCACTCCAAAATTTCAGTTAATTCTTTCGGTTTTTCTTCCTCGATCAACAGCTGGAGAGCCTGCCCCATCCACTCTTCCTGTATTTCTCCCAGCGTGAACCGAAAGGCAATTTTGCCCTGCCTGTCAATAATGTAAAACAGGTTAACGTGATCCATCACGCCGGTTTCAGCATCCCTGTACCTGGAGACGTTCAACTTGTCGAGAACTTTGTCTACAGTAGCGGGATCACCAGTGAGCATGTGTGAATTTGGATTATCGAGCTGGTAAAACCCTGCCACACGTTTCAGAAGATCGGGCCTGTCTCTTTCCGGCTGCATGGTGATTGCCATCAGCGCTACCTCTTCCTGTTCATCTGGATTTAAACGATCCAGCACACGCTTTACCTGGTCCAGAATCATAGGACAGGTGTCGGCGCAGGTTGCGTAAACGGA
The window above is part of the Rhodohalobacter sp. SW132 genome. Proteins encoded here:
- a CDS encoding DUF2249 domain-containing protein yields the protein MNITTDEFDVRILIPIKRHEKLLKLFKDLPAGDSFVFINDHDPKPLYYEFRSIFGDVVGWEYLQRDPEEWKVRVTRTADSEADKDNDVSTLIDLRKADKKDWKYTLFHRYGMMLPGDVMEIRASEKPEEIHQIFQNKFEGDHTWEYKKQDDNETIIHVTKKAENDIDATDITVVNKFDVRPHPPAKRHDMVFEAFDDLKPGEAFVFINDHDPKPLYYQMEAENSEPFKWEYLMTMPKEWKVKVMKLEEES
- a CDS encoding hexameric tyrosine-coordinated heme protein, whose product is MDSERNKDTELSLITDTPEEGFQVAIQLARKGVTSAQPDKEVLFMLREVYAKDPDALIASSHVVAVHFQTVAAANNYWRSDSQSENNR
- a CDS encoding DUF488 domain-containing protein — encoded protein: MSTLNLQIKRIYEEQSDEDGCRVLVDRLWPRGVSKEDAKLDKWMKEITPSPELRKWFDHDPDKFQEFKKRYEHELASKEEPVEKLLDLAGDQKVTLLYATKDETHNHAIVLKEFLEKASDNS
- a CDS encoding metalloregulator ArsR/SmtB family transcription factor, with translation MIYTGPKKDLLDLIKQKGTLSMDEAVTHTELAKTTLREHFLQLERYGYIRREYIRSGPGRPSLQYQITPKGNRLFPSSESDLIRELLKFLKEQGDEQTIEQFFESFWEERLKKARNRMDEASENDLKSQLDKLMGFLEEEGFMPEAELDSEDGTITIKECNCPFREVVKETRLPCKLEAMFYRKLFNKNVERTSYIADGDFSCTYEIPVNG
- a CDS encoding hemerythrin domain-containing protein, whose protein sequence is MSTEKTLPKLTPEATINQIISSDQNAAKLLNSIGMKPEQYQDQTLRSVCQQRQWNEEELLSWIQKNHAEPGCIKNTPENPDFKEDLSHWVNWLSDSVQPCIRELLTEISRDLPRVQLVHGNQYTWLKNIEWHFNTLNNQLKLYLSLENETLFPMANELNDRKESILYGKVRDLKRALEILESDRPKIKKEMDKIREFSDGFKHPAGACSTLRIMNKNLADLSTQLERYFSIEQEHLFPLIKNQLYST
- a CDS encoding metal-sulfur cluster assembly factor, coding for MSRELHIRREAARRFWGVIDPELGVNIVDLGLIYRMFMRDDDTFVVEYTTTTAGCPMRRYLQRKIEEALQSIEEIEKFETKLVFEPEWSVEMIVEGVEFFSVPPPMMSG
- a CDS encoding group III truncated hemoglobin, which encodes MSDITNDSDIKTLVYEFYDKVQQDERLGFIFNDYADVNWDHHLPRMVDFWSNLLFQTRRYHGRPFRQHLPLPIQKDDFARWLSLFEETVDEHFEGEKADFAKEMASKIAFSFSIRLEMEGKYKNP
- a CDS encoding acetyltransferase, which translates into the protein MDDSPDKIKSERRLAETIREECLKAAREGFMDASMSGLCAEGAMEAAISAIQKLDLNKVIENHRSK
- a CDS encoding DUF3565 domain-containing protein — its product is MKQPIIGFHKDEEDDWVADLKCGHTQHVRHDPPWQIRPWVTTEEGRSRYIGHELNCKKCDQ
- a CDS encoding SulP family inorganic anion transporter, with product MKKFFSLFEFSTDVNYRIEVLAGLTVAMALIPEALAFAIIAGLSPLTGLYAAFVVGLVAAILGGRPGMISGATGAIAVIIVSLALSHGPEYVFAAVVLAGILQLIAGVLKMGKLMRLVPHSVIFGFVNGLAIIIFMSQLNEFKNPAGEWLTGSALYILLGLVLLTMLIIWGLPKITTALPPSLAAILIIFGIVAFFGIDTRTVGDIASIQGGFPPFHIPQVPFTMATFMLILPYAAIMAAVGLIESLLTLNIIDEITETRGRSNKEAMAQGTANVMSGFFSGMGGCAMLGQSLINVSSGSRTRISGIVAALMLLVFIMFGAGVIELLPMAALTGLMIMVAIGTFEWASLKTFNRMPKSDILVMVLVTLVTVILHNLALAVIIGVIIAALVFAWDNATRIRARKRWDENGAKHYEIYGPLFFGSVSVFNDKFDVLNDPDEVVINFRESRVVDMSAIEALNKITERYHKNGKRVHLTHLSRDCRKLLQNADAIIEVNILEDPTYKIVSDAV
- a CDS encoding cytochrome b N-terminal domain-containing protein encodes the protein MSNNSNDKKTNNTFYEWQDFKTNIVKASEAVPDSSLRGRRFLDRVDRWFRKLDGVTLRYIPENYHPFIQAGAIANFMFVVAVITGFALLIWYSPSVHYAYDSVVSMSDKPYTAELIRSLHRYSSDAFMLFVLFHAFKVFFAGRFSGSRWLAWITGIIAVLLIWFDGWLGYWLVWDERAAMIATGTAKMIDVLPIFAEPLKASFLTDDSFNSVLFLIVFFMHMLIPIAFGIAIWLHVARLNKPAFITNRNFSILLLGSLVIVSLLFPADVEGPADLMSAPENVTIDYFYLLPLILTERLQGGTLWLIFLVGFIAVSSVPWIMKRQKEDTQPVIDEIKCNGCTQCFHDCPYNAISMVPREKGNPKKSEFVANIDPSICVSCGICVGSCDPVAVEYPNLSPWEIRSKIDKWLDEENRTLEGQFIAFVCGNSAGSLLTIDSETGECKEMPGYLVATLPCAGWVHPTLIERALKKGAEGVLVSGCESDPDFRLGADWLGDRIEGERHPEFRKDRYEVDRILYLKLDKPDFSKFLTEAQQFRGSREKENR